Within the Tessaracoccus flavescens genome, the region ACGCGGCGGCGAAGGCCGCCATCCTCGCCGGGCTCGCGTTCCACACCGAGGTCCGCGGCTCCGAGGTCTTCTCCGAGGGCATCACCGAGGTGACGCCTGGCGACATCGCCGCCGCGGAGCAGATGGGCTGCACCATCAAGCTGGTCGCGATCGCGAAGCTCACCGACGACGACCGGATCATCGTGAAGGTGCACCCGGCCATGGTCGCCAACAAGCACCCGCTGGCAAGCGTCTCCGGGGCCTACAACGCCATCTTCGTCAACTCCCGCGAGGCAGGGGAGCTGATGTTCCTCGGCGCAGGCGCCGGCGGCAACCCGACCGCCTCCGCCGTGATGGGCGATGTGGTGACCGTCGCACGCAACCGTGCGCGCGGAACGGCCGGCCACTTCAGCCCCGCCTACACGCGGCGCCAGGTCGCGCCCATCGGGGAGTCGTCTGCACAGTTCTACGTGTCCTTCGACGTCGTCGATCGTCCCGGCATCCTCGCCAAGTGCGCGGCCGTGTTCGGCAAGCACAACGTCTCGCTCCGGGTCGTCCAGCAGAGCTACCTCGACGACACGCGCGCAGACGGCTTCCCGGCCCGGCTCGGGATCATGACGCACCAGACGCTCGAGTCCCAGCTCGCCCAGGTGATCGACGAGCTCGAGGACGCCGACTTCGTCGGCTCCGGTGTGCGTGTGATGCGCGTCGAGGGCTTCTGAGGTGGGGCGACGGCTGAGCGTCCGCGTCCCGGCGACGACGGCGAACGTCGGCTCGGGGTTCGACTGCCTCGGCATCGCCTTCGCCCTCCACGACGAACTCGAACTCGAGCTCACAGAGGATCCCACCGAGCTCTCGATCACGGTCGACGGTGAGGGGGAGGGCAACGTGCCCCTCGACGAGCGGCACCTCGTGATCCAGTCGCTGCTCACCGGACTCGAGGCCTGGGGCGGCAGGCGCCCCGGCCTGCGGCTCACCTGTCACAACCGCATCCCCCATTCGCGCGGGCTCGGCTCCTCCGCCGCGGCGATCGTGGCCGGGCTGGCCTTCGCGTGGGGCATCTCCCGGGGCGAGGAACCGCTCGACCTCCCCGAGCTCACCCGGATCTCGAGCCGGATCGAGGGCCACCCGGACAACGCGGGCGCGGCCGTCTGGGGCGGTGCCATCCTCGCCTGGTTCGCCGACGACGACGTGCGGTTGGTCAACCTCGATCTGCACGATTCGCTCGGTGTGCGCGTGTGGGTGCCCGACTTCGAGGTCGGCACCGCCGGTGCCCGCTCCGTGCTCCCGGCGTCGGTGCCGCGAGCCGACGCCGTCACCCAGGCCATCGCCGCGGCGGCGCTTCCACTCGCGCTCGAGCGTCGCCCCGACCTGATCTTCGCGGCAACCGAGGACAGGCTCCACCAGCAGTACCGCGCCGAACTGATGCCGCAGTCGTGGGACCTGCTCCGCTCGCTGCGCGCGGTCGGGGTGCCCGCCGCGATCTCGGGCGCCGGGCCGGCGATCTTCGCCGTCGGCTCGGTGGAGGAACTGGCAGCGGCCGACGCATGCCGGGCGGATGGATTCCGACGCCTTGAACCGGCCGTCGGGACCGGCGTGGAGCTGCGCGTCGAGGGGTGAGGAAGTGCCTTGTCAGGGCCCCTCGGAACCCCAGGGCGGGCGATGAGCTTGGGAACGGCCGCGCGCAGTGCTAGCCTGATACACGTTCACTGATCGATGGCGCCCAGCTGCGACCGACATCCACGCCTGTGCAGCGCCGAAGTGAATCTCATTTCTGTCAGCCGAGAGGCCCTGTGTCCTTTGCCTTTCGGTGTTTTGTGGAAGGAAATCCGTGACTGAAAACGGAACCCACCTGGCTGGCCTGAAGCTGGCCGAACTGAAAACGGTCGCATCAGGCCTGGGGATCAAAGGGATCTCGGCCATGCGCAAGGGCGACCTCATCTCGGCCATCGAGTCGGCAGGCAACAGCTCTGGCGGACAGCGGCGCCGCGCCACCCGTCCGGCGGGGGAGCCTGCGCCCGAGGCTGCTCAGCAGGAGGCGCGCACCGAGAAGACCCAGCCTGCGCTGGTGCAGAACGATGCCCGCCAGCAGGAGCGCGGCGATCGCCAGGAGCGGGCCAAGGTTGAGCGCGAGGAGCGCAACGACAGGCAGGACCGCGACAAGGGCGGCGACCGCCAGCGCGACGACAGCAAGGACCGCAACCAGGGCGAGGACCGCGGCGACAACGCACAGTCGAACCAGTCCAACCGGGGCGAGCAGGCCAACGAAGGCGACTCGGGCTCGCGCAACAGCCGCCGGCGTCGCTCGCGTGAGCGGGACCGTGAGCGCACCCCAGGTCAGGCAGACACCAACACCATCGCCGAGGTCGGCGAGCTGCTCGACGCCGCCATGGGCGGAGGTTCGGCCTCGGCTCCCCAGCAGCAGCAGTCGAAGTCGGTCGTCATAGATCCGGGTGGCTATGACGACGATTCCGGCAACTCCCGCCGCAGCCGCCGTCGCCGCAACCGCGAGCGCACCAGCAACAACCGGCGTCAGGGCGGCCGTGGCCAGGGCATGGACCGGATGGAGGCCGAGCCCACCGTCAGTGAGGACGACGTCCTCGCCAACATCTCCGGCATCGTCGACATCCTCGACAACTACGCCTTCGTCCGCACCACCGGGTATCTGCCCGGCCCCGCAGACGCGTACCTCTCCATGTCGACGGTGCGCCGCTACGGCCTGCGCCGTGGCGACGTGATCACCGGCGCCATCCGCACCCCGCGCGAGGGGGAGCGCAAGGAGAAGTTCAACCCCCTCGTGCGCCTCGACACGATCAACGGTGACGACCCGGAGAAGGCAAAGGGCCGTCCCGAGTTCGCGAAGCTGACCCCGCTCTACCCGCAGGAGCGGCTGCGCCTCGAGACCGTGCAGACCAACCTCACGGGCCGCATCATCGACCTCGTCTCGCCGATCGGCAAGGGCCAGCGTGGCCTGATCGTCTCCCCGCCGAAGGCAGGAAAGACGATGATCATGCAGGGCATCGCCAACTCGATCGCCGCGAACCACCCCGAGGTCCACCTCATGGTGGTGCTCGTCGACGAGCGTCCCGAGGAGGTCACCGACTTCCAGCGCACCGTCTCCGGTGAGGTCATCGCCTCGACGTTCGACCGCCCGGCCGAGGACCACACGATGGTCTCCGAGCTGGCCATCGAGCGCGCGAAGCGCCTCGTCGAACTCGGTCACGACGTCGTCGTGCTGCTCGACGGCATCACGCGCCTGGGTCGCGCCTACAACCTCGCGGCACCCGCCTCCGGCCGCATTCTCTCCGGTGGCGTCGACTCCGCGGCGCTGTACCCGCCGAAGAAGTTCTTCGGCGCCGCCCGCAACATCGAAAACGGCGGCTCGCTCACCATCCTGGCGACGGCGCTGATCGAGACCGGATCCAAGATGGACGAGGTCATCTTCGAGGAGTTCAAGGGCACCGGAAACATGGAGCTGCGGCTCCGCCGCGAGCTCGCGGACAAGCGCATCTACCCGGCCATCGACGTCGACGCGTCGAGCACCCGCCGCGAGGACCTGCTGCTCGGCCGCGACGAGCTCAACATCATCTGGAAGCTTCGCCGCGCCCTCTCCGGGCTCGACGACCAGGCAGCGCTCGAGACGCTCAAGTCGCGCATGACGAAGACAGCGAACAACCACGACTTCCTGCTGAGCATGCTCAAGACCACGCCCGCGGCCGAGGGCTGATCCGCCGACTTGGAAATCCGGCCTCGCCGAGGCAGAATTGTCCGTTGAGCCGGTTCACGCACCTGTCTGACCCCGACTCGGGGCAGAGCGACCCGGCCACTCTGAGAAGGAGAACCCCATGAAGCAGGGCATCCACCCTGACTACGTTGAGACCACGGTGACCTGCACCTGTGGAAACACGTTCACCACGCACAGCACCATCGCCAAGGGCACCATGAACGCTGACGTGTGCGCCGAGTGCCACCCGTTCTACACCGGCAAGCAGAAGATTCTCGACACCGGCGGCCGCGTCGCCCGCTTCGAGAAGCGCTACGCCAAGAAGTAGCAACCCTGGACGAACGCCTCGTCGGATCGAAGGATCCGGCAGGCGTTCGTTTCTTTTTGCCCGATCGCCAGCAGGGAAGCACCATGTTCGACAACGCGCAGCCGCTCATCGACGAGTACCACGACCTCGAGAACCAGCTCTCCGACCCGGCACTCCACGCCGACGTCAGCCGGTCCCGCAAGGTCGGTCGACGCTACGCCTCGCTGCGGCCCATCGTCGAGGGGATCGAGGCGTTCCGACGGCTGTCCGACGACCGTGAGGCCGCGGCCGAGCTCGCCGCAGACGACTCCTCCTTCGCCGACGAGGTGGCCGACCTCGACGCCCAGCTCGAAGCGGCCACGGAGAAGCTCACCCGGCTGCTCGCGCCGCGCGACCCCAACGACGACGCCGACGCGCTGCTTGAGATCAAGTCCGGCGAGGGCGGAGACGAGTCGGCGCTCTTCGCGGGCGACCTGCTGAAGATGTACACCCGCTACGCAGAGCAGGTCGGCTGGAAGGTCGAGGTGATCGACTCACAGGAGACCGACCTCGGCGGCTACAAGTCCGTCACCATCGCGGTCAAGGCGACCAGCCACCAGGAGTTCGGTCCCTACGGGCGGCTCAAGTTCGAGGGTGGCGTGCATCGCGTGCAGAGGGTTCCCGTCACCGAGTCGCAGGGCCGCATCCACACGTCGGCCGCCGGCGTGCTGGTGATGCCGGATGTCGAGGCCGACGAGGTCGAGATCAACGACGACGACCTGCGCATAGACGTCTACCGTTCGTCCGGCCCGGGCGGCCAGGGCGTCAACACCACCGACTCCGCCGTGCGAATCACCCATCTGCCGACCGGCGTCGTGGTCAGCTGCCAGAACGAACGCTCCCAGCTGCAGAACCGCGAGTCTGCCATGCGCATGCTCCGTGCCCGGCTGACCCAGCTCGCCGAGGCACAGGCCGCGGCCGCGGCATCGGATGCACGCAAGTCCCAGGTGCGCACCGTCGACCGCTCGGAGCGCATCCGCACCTACAACTTCCCCGAGAACCGGATCACGGACCATCGGATCGGCTACAAGGCGCACAACCTCGACCAGGTTCTCGAGGGTGCCATCAACCCGGTGCTCGACGCGCTCGCCGAGCAGGACCTCGCCGAGCGCCTCGCCGAGGTCGGCGGGTGAGCGAGGCGGCTTTCGAACTCGCCGGTCGACTGACCAGGTCGGGTTCGCCGAGCCCTGGCCCGGAGGCGCGCATCATCGTCGCCCATGTGCTCGGCGTCGAGGTGCCGCGCCTGATCGCCGTCGACGACGTCACCGCCGAGCAGCAGCGGTTCATCGACGAGCTCGCCGAGCGGCGGATGGCGGGTGAGCCACTGCAGCACCTGACCGGGGTGGCCTACTTCCGGCATGAGGAGCTCGTGGTCGGCCCCGGGGTGTTCATCCCGCGGCCGGAAACCGAGGTCATGGTCGGGTGGGCCCTGCAACGCCTCGCCGAGCGTGACACCCGGCGCGTCGTCGAGCTGTGTGCCGGATCCGGTGCCATCAGCGCCGCCCTTGCGACCGAGCTGGGTGGCCTTGAGCTGCACGCCGTCGAAGTGGATCCGGAGGCCTTCGCCTACCTGGAACGCAACCTCGAAGGCCGCGGCGTCGACCTTGTCCGCGGGGACATGGCAACCGCCCTTCCTGAACTCGACGGCACCGTCGACCTCGTCATCGTGAACCCGCCCTACGTGCCCGAGGGGCTACGCCCCTTCCTGCCGAGCGATGTCGTCGAGCACGATCCTGCGCTCGCGCTGTTCTCCGGCGAGGACGGGCTCGACGCGATCAAGGTCGTCGCCGCCGTCGCCATGCGCCTGCTCGCCCCAGGTGGAATCCTGGCGACCGAACACGACGACTCCCATCAGCCCGGCGTGGTCGAGACCCTGCGCGCCGCCGGCCTCGACCAGGTGGAGCCGCACGCCGACCTGACCGGGCGGCCGCGCTTCGTGACAGCGGTGCGCCCGTGACGCGACGAGCCGCGGCCATCGACCTGGCACCACTCCACGACACTAGGATGGCAACGTGACTGACACCGCCCGAGTCCTCAA harbors:
- the thrB gene encoding homoserine kinase, with product MGRRLSVRVPATTANVGSGFDCLGIAFALHDELELELTEDPTELSITVDGEGEGNVPLDERHLVIQSLLTGLEAWGGRRPGLRLTCHNRIPHSRGLGSSAAAIVAGLAFAWGISRGEEPLDLPELTRISSRIEGHPDNAGAAVWGGAILAWFADDDVRLVNLDLHDSLGVRVWVPDFEVGTAGARSVLPASVPRADAVTQAIAAAALPLALERRPDLIFAATEDRLHQQYRAELMPQSWDLLRSLRAVGVPAAISGAGPAIFAVGSVEELAAADACRADGFRRLEPAVGTGVELRVEG
- the prfA gene encoding peptide chain release factor 1, with translation MFDNAQPLIDEYHDLENQLSDPALHADVSRSRKVGRRYASLRPIVEGIEAFRRLSDDREAAAELAADDSSFADEVADLDAQLEAATEKLTRLLAPRDPNDDADALLEIKSGEGGDESALFAGDLLKMYTRYAEQVGWKVEVIDSQETDLGGYKSVTIAVKATSHQEFGPYGRLKFEGGVHRVQRVPVTESQGRIHTSAAGVLVMPDVEADEVEINDDDLRIDVYRSSGPGGQGVNTTDSAVRITHLPTGVVVSCQNERSQLQNRESAMRMLRARLTQLAEAQAAAAASDARKSQVRTVDRSERIRTYNFPENRITDHRIGYKAHNLDQVLEGAINPVLDALAEQDLAERLAEVGG
- the rho gene encoding transcription termination factor Rho; translated protein: MTENGTHLAGLKLAELKTVASGLGIKGISAMRKGDLISAIESAGNSSGGQRRRATRPAGEPAPEAAQQEARTEKTQPALVQNDARQQERGDRQERAKVEREERNDRQDRDKGGDRQRDDSKDRNQGEDRGDNAQSNQSNRGEQANEGDSGSRNSRRRRSRERDRERTPGQADTNTIAEVGELLDAAMGGGSASAPQQQQSKSVVIDPGGYDDDSGNSRRSRRRRNRERTSNNRRQGGRGQGMDRMEAEPTVSEDDVLANISGIVDILDNYAFVRTTGYLPGPADAYLSMSTVRRYGLRRGDVITGAIRTPREGERKEKFNPLVRLDTINGDDPEKAKGRPEFAKLTPLYPQERLRLETVQTNLTGRIIDLVSPIGKGQRGLIVSPPKAGKTMIMQGIANSIAANHPEVHLMVVLVDERPEEVTDFQRTVSGEVIASTFDRPAEDHTMVSELAIERAKRLVELGHDVVVLLDGITRLGRAYNLAAPASGRILSGGVDSAALYPPKKFFGAARNIENGGSLTILATALIETGSKMDEVIFEEFKGTGNMELRLRRELADKRIYPAIDVDASSTRREDLLLGRDELNIIWKLRRALSGLDDQAALETLKSRMTKTANNHDFLLSMLKTTPAAEG
- the rpmE gene encoding 50S ribosomal protein L31, which produces MKQGIHPDYVETTVTCTCGNTFTTHSTIAKGTMNADVCAECHPFYTGKQKILDTGGRVARFEKRYAKK
- a CDS encoding homoserine dehydrogenase, translating into MTKPLKVALLGAGVVGSQVARIIVDQGGTLESRIGRRLELVGVGVRNLDVPRPGIDPELLTDDLDGLVSRGDLDVVIELIGGIEPARGLVLKAIGHGASIVTANKAMLADDLGALSAAARDNGVDLYYEAAVAGAIPIIRPLRESLVGDEITEVMGIVNGTTNFILDKMVTDGVSFADALAEAQELGYAEADPTADVEGHDAAAKAAILAGLAFHTEVRGSEVFSEGITEVTPGDIAAAEQMGCTIKLVAIAKLTDDDRIIVKVHPAMVANKHPLASVSGAYNAIFVNSREAGELMFLGAGAGGNPTASAVMGDVVTVARNRARGTAGHFSPAYTRRQVAPIGESSAQFYVSFDVVDRPGILAKCAAVFGKHNVSLRVVQQSYLDDTRADGFPARLGIMTHQTLESQLAQVIDELEDADFVGSGVRVMRVEGF
- the prmC gene encoding peptide chain release factor N(5)-glutamine methyltransferase, with translation MSEAAFELAGRLTRSGSPSPGPEARIIVAHVLGVEVPRLIAVDDVTAEQQRFIDELAERRMAGEPLQHLTGVAYFRHEELVVGPGVFIPRPETEVMVGWALQRLAERDTRRVVELCAGSGAISAALATELGGLELHAVEVDPEAFAYLERNLEGRGVDLVRGDMATALPELDGTVDLVIVNPPYVPEGLRPFLPSDVVEHDPALALFSGEDGLDAIKVVAAVAMRLLAPGGILATEHDDSHQPGVVETLRAAGLDQVEPHADLTGRPRFVTAVRP